The following proteins come from a genomic window of Nitrososphaerota archaeon:
- a CDS encoding PIN domain-containing protein, translating into MILDTTYLLPLARIAIDTDLLEAIVKGKTNLKLSEISISLISLFELQAKAAKLMIPAKFIIEAIKAIFTTFRVEPFYKPEIIEVSCKLRRTIPDYIDCVILATAIVLKEDLITEDSLILANMEIIKSKYNIEVLSFKDVIK; encoded by the coding sequence ATGATTTTAGATACTACGTATCTTCTACCTCTTGCAAGAATTGCTATAGATACTGATTTATTAGAAGCAATAGTTAAAGGAAAAACTAATCTTAAACTTAGTGAGATAAGCATAAGTTTAATTTCTTTATTTGAGCTTCAAGCAAAAGCTGCAAAACTTATGATACCAGCAAAATTTATAATCGAGGCTATTAAAGCTATATTTACTACTTTTAGAGTTGAACCTTTTTATAAACCTGAAATAATTGAAGTTAGTTGTAAATTAAGAAGAACAATCCCAGATTACATAGATTGCGTGATATTAGCAACAGCTATTGTATTAAAAGAAGATCTAATTACAGAAGATTCATTAATATTAGCTAATATGGAGATTATAAAAAGTAAGTATAATATAGAAGTTTTAAGTTTTAAAGATGTTATTAAATAA
- a CDS encoding V-type ATP synthase subunit D translates to MSREAVRVTRMELLKLKKSLEVAIRARNLLEEKRNVLAMELLDYIKKMNLAQEKIDEKMKNAHNAFIDAQMALGKIGIKSAIVSISPERFSLEEKYRSIMGIRIPIINLIENKIQIPYNFLSPSSKLDELALHVNEAIKAIIEAAEAQATIKKLAEELKKIKRRVNALDRIIIPRIKNRIKYIEERLSEMERETIFRIKRIKYLLEKRKITEIV, encoded by the coding sequence ATGTCTAGAGAAGCTGTTAGAGTTACTCGAATGGAGCTTCTTAAGCTTAAGAAAAGTTTAGAAGTTGCGATTAGAGCAAGGAATTTGTTAGAAGAGAAAAGAAATGTTCTTGCAATGGAGTTACTTGATTATATTAAAAAAATGAATTTAGCACAAGAAAAAATTGATGAGAAAATGAAGAACGCTCATAATGCATTTATAGACGCTCAAATGGCTTTAGGTAAAATAGGTATTAAAAGCGCAATTGTTTCAATTTCTCCTGAGCGTTTTTCACTTGAAGAAAAATATAGAAGCATTATGGGAATAAGAATACCAATAATAAATTTGATCGAAAATAAAATACAAATTCCTTATAATTTTTTATCACCCTCATCAAAACTAGATGAATTGGCTCTTCATGTTAATGAAGCAATTAAAGCAATTATAGAAGCAGCTGAAGCACAAGCTACAATTAAGAAACTTGCAGAAGAATTAAAGAAAATAAAAAGGAGAGTTAATGCTTTAGATCGTATAATTATACCTAGAATAAAAAATAGAATCAAGTATATAGAAGAAAGACTTAGTGAAATGGAACGTGAAACGATTTTTAGAATAAAAAGAATAAAATATCTTTTAGAAAAAAGGAAAATTACAGAAATTGTTTAA
- the proC gene encoding pyrroline-5-carboxylate reductase codes for MSGLEKSYKENTIAIIGAGTIGTAIVKSLLKEGFKKLIATRRNIEKLKDLEKMGVEITSNNKLAASKADIIILSVKPHDIINVLKEIEKEIENKLVISVAAAIPLSLLKKTIPKARFIRAMPNIAILVQESFTAYCLEEDVSEEDIKKAETIFKAMGKYARVEEKFMNAITALSGSAPAYLAVVLEALSYAGLKVGLPRDLSLLSSAQAFIGLGKLVLETGKHPAELKDMVVTPAGVTIEAIYEVENSSIRTAIMKAVEAATNKSEIIVKKMLESSET; via the coding sequence ATGTCTGGATTAGAGAAATCCTATAAAGAAAATACTATTGCTATTATAGGAGCTGGTACTATAGGTACTGCTATTGTAAAAAGTTTATTAAAGGAAGGTTTTAAAAAGCTTATAGCAACTAGAAGGAATATAGAAAAATTAAAAGATCTTGAAAAAATGGGAGTTGAAATTACTTCCAATAATAAACTTGCTGCTTCAAAAGCAGATATTATAATATTATCTGTTAAACCACATGATATTATAAATGTATTAAAAGAAATAGAAAAAGAAATAGAAAATAAACTTGTTATTTCAGTAGCAGCAGCTATTCCCCTTTCTCTTCTTAAAAAAACAATCCCTAAAGCTAGATTTATAAGAGCAATGCCTAATATAGCTATTTTAGTGCAAGAGTCTTTCACTGCATATTGTTTAGAAGAAGATGTAAGTGAAGAAGATATTAAAAAAGCTGAAACGATATTTAAAGCAATGGGAAAATATGCTAGAGTAGAAGAAAAATTCATGAATGCAATAACCGCTTTGAGTGGAAGTGCGCCTGCTTATTTAGCTGTCGTATTAGAAGCTTTAAGTTACGCAGGTTTAAAAGTTGGTTTACCAAGAGATCTTTCTTTACTTTCTTCTGCTCAAGCATTTATAGGATTAGGAAAATTAGTTCTTGAAACTGGGAAACATCCTGCTGAGCTTAAAGATATGGTTGTTACACCTGCAGGTGTAACTATTGAAGCAATATATGAAGTTGAAAATAGCAGTATTAGAACTGCTATAATGAAAGCAGTTGAGGCAGCAACTAATAAATCAGAAATAATAGTTAAGAAAATGCTCGAATCAAGTGAAACTTAA
- a CDS encoding radical SAM protein gives MKDSSIILKEIKCKSLLNKSFLADYCINPYIGCQHGCVYCYADYYTKKYTSHKEKWGTFIDIKINALEILKKEIRKKRKGTVFISSLTDAYQPIERKYEITRKILEELLKYQFPITIQTKSSLILRDIDLLSKFKNCEIGFTITTLNEDSKRIFEPYSSSIEEKINALEILSEKKIKTYIFFGPILPYVSDIDLENYFKTISKFRIKYVYIDKLNLKPGVWDRLEKTLDINYPELIDKWESIFFQRDNYYKELKKEIIKLCEKNGIKYIFCY, from the coding sequence ATGAAAGATTCAAGTATTATTTTAAAAGAAATTAAATGTAAATCCTTATTAAATAAAAGTTTTCTAGCTGACTATTGTATTAACCCCTATATTGGTTGTCAACATGGGTGCGTATACTGTTATGCTGATTATTACACAAAAAAATACACATCCCATAAAGAAAAATGGGGCACGTTTATTGATATAAAAATTAATGCGTTGGAAATTTTAAAAAAAGAAATTAGGAAGAAAAGAAAAGGCACAGTTTTTATAAGTAGTTTGACCGATGCTTATCAACCAATTGAAAGAAAATATGAAATAACTAGAAAAATACTTGAAGAGCTCTTAAAATATCAATTCCCAATTACTATTCAAACAAAATCTTCATTAATTTTAAGAGATATAGATTTACTTTCTAAATTTAAAAATTGTGAAATAGGATTTACAATAACCACTCTAAATGAAGATAGTAAAAGAATATTTGAGCCATATTCTTCTTCAATAGAAGAGAAAATTAATGCATTGGAAATTTTAAGTGAAAAGAAAATAAAAACATACATATTCTTTGGACCAATATTACCTTATGTATCAGATATCGATCTTGAAAATTATTTTAAAACTATTTCAAAATTTAGAATAAAATATGTCTACATAGATAAGCTTAATTTAAAGCCAGGAGTATGGGATAGATTAGAAAAAACACTTGATATTAATTATCCTGAACTTATTGATAAATGGGAGAGTATATTTTTTCAAAGGGATAATTATTATAAAGAATTAAAAAAAGAAATAATAAAACTCTGCGAGAAAAACGGTATAAAATATATTTTCTGCTATTAA
- a CDS encoding CBS domain-containing protein encodes MLVKEVMKKNVITIDAEKTIEEACKIMGEKHIGSLIVTINDEPRGIFTERDLVSKVISKNIDIKKAKVKEYMSSPLIFVKPDIHIKEAAKIMVEMHIRRLPVIENDKLVGIFTSSDFVEAICKYPFE; translated from the coding sequence TTGTTGGTAAAAGAAGTAATGAAGAAAAATGTAATTACAATAGATGCTGAAAAAACTATTGAAGAAGCTTGTAAAATAATGGGTGAAAAACATATAGGAAGCTTGATTGTTACTATTAATGATGAACCTCGTGGAATATTTACAGAAAGAGATTTAGTATCAAAAGTAATTTCTAAGAATATTGATATAAAAAAAGCAAAAGTTAAAGAATATATGTCATCTCCATTAATTTTTGTAAAGCCCGATATTCATATTAAAGAAGCTGCTAAAATAATGGTTGAAATGCATATACGTAGACTTCCTGTAATTGAAAATGATAAATTAGTTGGAATTTTTACCTCCTCAGATTTTGTTGAAGCAATTTGTAAATATCCATTTGAATAA
- a CDS encoding V-type ATP synthase subunit F, producing MGKIAAITDEDTALVFKWIGIRNSFIAKDIDEAKNILMDLSNKKEYSLILITASIAEKIESIINTIIAEREYPLIVIIPEIGQPTYKKIDPLRELLKRTIGIEIKTSK from the coding sequence ATGGGAAAAATAGCTGCTATTACAGATGAAGATACCGCGTTAGTTTTTAAATGGATAGGAATTAGGAATAGTTTTATTGCAAAAGATATAGATGAAGCTAAAAATATTTTAATGGATTTATCTAATAAAAAAGAATACTCATTAATTTTAATTACTGCAAGCATCGCTGAAAAAATAGAATCTATAATTAATACTATTATTGCTGAGAGAGAATACCCATTAATAGTTATTATTCCAGAAATTGGTCAGCCTACTTATAAAAAAATAGATCCACTTAGAGAATTATTAAAAAGAACGATTGGAATAGAGATTAAAACATCAAAATAA
- a CDS encoding pyruvate kinase alpha/beta domain-containing protein, translating into MTEIKKSIIYFKNYGPENTDEVIKAVYERIKEKDVNTVIVASTSGETGLKFAKALKDIAKVVAVSYEKMNPKFKEEVIKLGGIAIDETRLPLHGKGMDDIRNAFYTLGQGFKVAIEVILIAADEGVINLYEDVIGVGGTDRGADTAIVARSTTTKEIFSKDKNKRLEVREIIAMPLKKMWWG; encoded by the coding sequence ATGACTGAAATAAAAAAATCAATAATATATTTTAAAAATTATGGTCCTGAAAATACTGATGAGGTAATAAAAGCTGTTTATGAAAGAATTAAAGAAAAAGATGTTAATACTGTAATTGTTGCTAGCACATCCGGTGAAACAGGTTTAAAATTTGCAAAAGCACTTAAAGATATAGCTAAAGTAGTAGCAGTATCTTATGAAAAAATGAATCCTAAGTTTAAAGAGGAAGTAATAAAACTTGGAGGAATTGCTATTGATGAAACTCGTTTACCACTTCATGGAAAAGGAATGGATGATATAAGGAATGCGTTTTATACATTAGGTCAAGGATTTAAAGTTGCAATAGAAGTAATTTTAATAGCTGCAGATGAAGGAGTCATAAATTTATATGAAGATGTTATAGGAGTCGGAGGTACGGATAGAGGAGCTGATACAGCAATAGTAGCAAGATCTACAACTACAAAAGAAATTTTCAGTAAAGATAAAAATAAAAGACTTGAAGTAAGAGAGATAATAGCTATGCCATTAAAGAAGATGTGGTGGGGATAA
- a CDS encoding asparagine synthetase A, translating to MKQIYKEKTILNAINHLKRKEMLSILKIQTTVIKTIENFMISRGFLQLMPIITANITDPLGPDPGSAIVAIPKIKYYNKELVLTQSMILHKQLALLSGADKIFIMSPNIRLENSSRKETCKHLIEFTQMDFEIKNGTMNDVMSLIEDLIIEVISKVLKEREEDLKILGRELKIPQKPFKVYTTHELEEIYGKNWEIEASLKHEHPFWAICFKREFYDREDPENPGHYRNYDLIYPEGFGEALSGGEREWNYDRILTRIKKDGLNPKNFKEYLEVAKMGLLSPSAGAGIGIERLVRFLTGAKHIGDIQPFRRVPGEEIVF from the coding sequence AAAAACAATATTGAATGCTATAAATCATCTTAAGAGAAAAGAAATGCTTTCTATTCTTAAAATACAAACTACAGTAATAAAAACGATAGAAAATTTTATGATTTCAAGAGGATTTTTGCAATTAATGCCAATTATTACTGCTAATATTACAGATCCATTAGGTCCAGATCCAGGAAGTGCCATAGTAGCCATTCCTAAAATAAAATATTACAACAAAGAATTGGTTTTAACACAAAGTATGATATTACATAAACAATTAGCATTATTAAGTGGAGCAGACAAAATATTCATAATGTCTCCAAATATAAGATTAGAAAATAGTTCTAGAAAAGAAACTTGCAAACATTTAATTGAATTTACTCAAATGGATTTTGAAATAAAAAATGGAACAATGAATGATGTTATGTCTTTAATTGAAGACCTTATAATAGAAGTTATATCTAAAGTATTAAAAGAAAGAGAAGAAGATTTAAAAATATTAGGAAGAGAATTAAAAATTCCCCAAAAACCTTTTAAAGTATATACTACACATGAACTTGAAGAAATTTATGGGAAAAATTGGGAAATAGAGGCTTCATTAAAACATGAACATCCTTTTTGGGCAATATGTTTTAAAAGAGAATTCTATGATAGAGAAGATCCTGAAAATCCTGGGCATTATAGAAACTATGACTTAATATATCCAGAAGGTTTTGGAGAAGCTTTATCTGGAGGAGAAAGGGAATGGAATTATGATAGAATATTAACAAGGATTAAAAAAGATGGTTTAAACCCTAAGAATTTTAAAGAATATTTAGAAGTTGCAAAAATGGGTTTATTATCTCCTAGTGCTGGAGCTGGAATAGGTATAGAAAGACTTGTTAGATTTTTAACAGGTGCAAAACACATAGGTGATATACAACCTTTTAGAAGAGTTCCGGGTGAAGAAATAGTTTTTTAA
- a CDS encoding FeoC-like transcriptional regulator, translating into MKDNSKTISTDNVLEYIKENEPLCLSDISKKFNISWATAKTLLLELVLHGKINMKKCGKTWIVWMKESK; encoded by the coding sequence ATGAAGGATAATAGTAAGACTATTAGTACTGATAATGTTTTAGAATATATTAAAGAAAATGAGCCTCTCTGTTTAAGCGACATTTCTAAGAAATTTAATATTAGTTGGGCTACTGCAAAAACATTGCTTCTTGAACTTGTTTTACATGGAAAAATAAATATGAAAAAATGCGGTAAAACATGGATTGTATGGATGAAAGAATCAAAATAG
- a CDS encoding V-type ATP synthase subunit E family protein, whose translation MTLENLMSIIIEDAKKEAENIIKEANKNAEQIIENSRKSALSKALEEEKTLIRKAKEEAENIRNTILSEARIKSSWMIVDEKTKIIDEAIEKAKVKLKEFTKSKEKYIEILSKLIVNASTTLGGGELEVLLNKQDLKLPLDIKKLEKIIEEKTGKKTILKIIDEDLQTIGGAMVRTKDKKIIINYTFEGIIETHKRYLQKEASKILFSE comes from the coding sequence ATGACTTTAGAAAACTTAATGAGTATAATAATTGAAGATGCTAAAAAAGAAGCTGAAAATATTATTAAAGAAGCTAATAAAAATGCTGAACAAATAATAGAAAATAGTAGAAAGAGTGCCTTATCTAAAGCACTAGAAGAAGAAAAAACTTTAATAAGAAAAGCTAAGGAAGAAGCTGAAAATATTAGAAATACAATTTTATCTGAAGCAAGAATAAAATCTAGTTGGATGATTGTTGATGAAAAAACAAAAATTATTGATGAAGCTATTGAGAAAGCAAAAGTGAAATTAAAAGAATTTACAAAATCAAAAGAAAAATATATAGAAATACTTTCAAAATTAATAGTTAATGCAAGTACCACATTGGGTGGTGGAGAATTAGAAGTATTATTAAATAAACAAGATTTAAAATTACCATTAGATATTAAAAAATTAGAAAAAATAATTGAGGAAAAAACTGGTAAAAAAACTATTTTAAAAATAATCGATGAAGATTTACAAACAATTGGAGGAGCGATGGTAAGAACTAAGGATAAAAAAATAATTATAAATTATACTTTTGAAGGAATAATCGAAACTCATAAAAGATACTTGCAAAAAGAAGCATCAAAAATTTTATTTAGTGAGTGA
- a CDS encoding V-type ATPase subunit: protein MKLGVLKYAYLNAKVRSMRAHLLTKDNIYALLGSKDVQEIAQILGKTAYEIDLKNEDINAINLEKAIVKNFIKEIEDILNYSPKDVKNLLTDLLKKFEIHNLKVILNAKETNMSFSDIKEYLLPFRQFNEELCKRLMEEAINVEELIDLLELYGIAEYKEILEEPLEEYRESKILLPLEVALDKYIYQLLLEDASIFSGIDRKIINEILGTEIDIINIKTAIRCKLSKIELEDAKKYFLPYGYIFRREDLERVYALHTLDEMINILAVYPYREILINAFNRFKKEGELLPMEVEFEKLLMQLNKRILQKHPSPFNIGIVISYVNLKWIEIKNLRAIIIGKERKIPAERIERILVY, encoded by the coding sequence ATGAAGTTAGGTGTATTAAAATATGCTTATCTTAACGCAAAAGTTAGAAGTATGAGGGCACATTTACTTACAAAAGATAATATATATGCTTTACTTGGAAGTAAAGATGTTCAAGAAATTGCCCAAATTTTAGGGAAAACTGCTTATGAAATTGATTTAAAAAATGAAGATATAAATGCTATTAATTTAGAAAAAGCGATTGTTAAAAACTTTATTAAAGAAATAGAAGATATTTTGAATTATTCACCAAAAGATGTAAAAAATCTTTTAACAGATTTGCTTAAGAAATTTGAAATACATAATCTTAAAGTTATTCTTAATGCAAAAGAAACAAATATGTCATTTTCCGATATTAAAGAATATCTTTTGCCTTTTAGACAATTTAATGAAGAATTATGTAAAAGATTAATGGAAGAAGCAATTAATGTTGAAGAATTGATTGATTTACTTGAGTTGTATGGAATTGCTGAATATAAAGAAATATTAGAAGAGCCACTTGAAGAATATAGAGAAAGTAAAATACTTTTACCTCTAGAAGTTGCTCTTGATAAATATATATATCAATTGCTTTTAGAAGATGCAAGCATTTTCAGTGGGATTGATAGAAAAATTATTAATGAAATACTTGGTACAGAAATAGATATAATAAATATAAAAACTGCAATTCGTTGCAAATTAAGTAAAATAGAGTTGGAAGATGCTAAAAAATATTTTTTACCTTATGGATACATTTTTAGAAGAGAAGATTTAGAAAGAGTGTATGCGTTACATACATTGGACGAGATGATTAACATTCTTGCTGTTTATCCTTATAGAGAAATTCTTATTAACGCATTCAATAGATTTAAGAAAGAAGGAGAATTGCTCCCAATGGAGGTAGAATTTGAAAAATTATTAATGCAATTAAATAAAAGAATATTACAAAAACATCCTTCACCATTTAATATAGGAATTGTAATAAGTTATGTAAATCTTAAATGGATAGAAATAAAAAATTTAAGAGCAATAATAATTGGAAAAGAAAGAAAAATACCTGCTGAAAGAATTGAAAGAATTTTAGTTTATTAA
- a CDS encoding V-type ATPase 116kDa subunit family protein, translated as MLRAAPMKKLRAIVYEKYIDNVIYTLGKLGIMHFSDFREKKEEIEGIENVRPSELLFKYTNLLSRIDKLIEDFGISLKEIPSETISIDDLSSLVEEIDKNVTRIEEKYKGIKDEIQSLSQKKAQPDLPEKEKALIELAEKAKEMEYIEFIEKNKEHLIEMKRKVEIGKKFEEIKQFFGKTRKTFIIEGWVPKERSKEVIEAVEKAANGFVTIEEIEEEHEAPVFFKTPSFLEPFVKLLYAYGVPLSHEINPVMLMFITFPFVYGIMFADIGHASIMAIGGILLAIARRQMMRKGVRMDGILGMVISAGELLALCGAFGVFWGFIFGEIFGMHEFLGFHLHPIEIGKIGKETLIGGFVPSEDIMAMFHFAIFVGVCQITLGLILNLANKIVNKEYKEVVSVILWMWFYNGAAYAFFNYGSTQILRIDFWIVNPQFLLIPFVLMVIYEGFTRKIEGASHAFMALIESLSHTVSFGRLLALNLIHASMGKMFIQMMGEGPMQILGILIGTLLALILEGTIIFVHTLRLHWVEWFSKFYTGGGMKYTPFEMKNVRIVSI; from the coding sequence TTGCTTAGAGCTGCTCCAATGAAAAAATTAAGAGCAATTGTTTATGAAAAATACATCGATAATGTAATATATACTCTTGGAAAATTAGGAATAATGCATTTTTCAGACTTTAGAGAAAAAAAGGAAGAGATAGAAGGAATAGAAAATGTAAGACCGAGTGAACTTTTATTTAAATATACAAATCTCCTTTCTAGAATTGATAAATTAATAGAAGATTTTGGAATTTCTCTTAAAGAAATTCCTAGTGAAACTATTTCAATAGATGATTTATCAAGTTTAGTTGAAGAAATTGATAAAAATGTAACAAGGATAGAAGAAAAATATAAAGGAATAAAAGATGAGATTCAATCATTATCACAAAAGAAAGCACAACCAGACCTTCCTGAAAAGGAAAAAGCATTAATAGAATTAGCTGAAAAAGCAAAAGAAATGGAGTACATAGAATTTATTGAGAAAAATAAAGAACATTTAATAGAAATGAAAAGAAAAGTAGAAATAGGCAAAAAATTTGAAGAAATAAAGCAATTTTTCGGTAAAACTCGTAAAACTTTTATAATAGAGGGGTGGGTACCTAAAGAAAGAAGTAAAGAAGTAATTGAAGCAGTAGAAAAAGCTGCGAATGGTTTTGTAACTATTGAAGAAATTGAGGAAGAACACGAAGCACCAGTATTTTTCAAAACTCCAAGCTTTTTAGAACCATTTGTGAAATTATTATATGCTTATGGAGTGCCTTTATCACATGAAATAAATCCAGTTATGTTAATGTTTATAACCTTCCCATTCGTTTATGGCATAATGTTTGCAGATATAGGACATGCATCAATAATGGCCATCGGAGGAATATTGCTTGCAATTGCAAGAAGGCAAATGATGAGAAAAGGAGTAAGAATGGATGGAATATTAGGCATGGTTATTTCAGCAGGAGAGTTGCTTGCATTATGTGGCGCATTTGGAGTATTTTGGGGATTTATATTTGGAGAGATATTTGGTATGCATGAATTTTTAGGATTTCATCTTCATCCAATCGAAATAGGAAAGATAGGAAAAGAAACTTTGATTGGAGGGTTTGTACCATCTGAAGATATTATGGCTATGTTCCATTTTGCAATTTTTGTAGGAGTATGTCAAATAACACTTGGATTAATATTAAATTTAGCAAATAAAATAGTTAATAAAGAATATAAAGAAGTAGTATCAGTAATTTTGTGGATGTGGTTTTATAATGGTGCAGCATATGCATTCTTCAATTATGGTTCAACACAAATTTTGAGAATAGATTTTTGGATTGTTAATCCACAATTTTTACTCATTCCTTTTGTTCTTATGGTTATATATGAAGGATTTACTAGAAAAATTGAAGGTGCTTCACATGCATTCATGGCTCTTATAGAATCTTTAAGTCATACAGTATCATTTGGACGATTACTTGCTTTAAATTTAATTCATGCAAGTATGGGAAAAATGTTTATTCAAATGATGGGAGAAGGGCCAATGCAAATACTAGGAATTTTAATCGGAACTCTTTTAGCTCTTATTTTAGAGGGTACTATAATTTTCGTACATACTTTAAGATTGCATTGGGTAGAATGGTTTTCAAAATTCTATACTGGGGGAGGAATGAAATATACGCCTTTTGAAATGAAAAACGTACGTATAGTAAGCATATAA
- a CDS encoding nucleotidyltransferase domain-containing protein, with translation MVLRNNGSYHHVIYSTSHWMCLKKLRKKALDIMSLLKKNGINSIVYGSVARGDIKKGSDVDVFIPRVIPSFIIESTLSELFPSFYKRELVQATPSYIVKAYIFVDEITSISFPLLKMRKEEIDFYKLAGQLSYEELLQDKRVPGIRKDLIFINPVEDGHIEFSIKEFPEMGAKILGMDVSSLRKRINVLLRRKLFGKTGVFKSIILSENESFESILNKLINEVPALRSRLRFRNR, from the coding sequence ATGGTTTTAAGAAATAATGGAAGCTATCATCATGTTATTTATAGCACTTCTCATTGGATGTGTTTAAAAAAATTAAGGAAAAAAGCTTTGGATATAATGAGTTTGTTAAAAAAGAATGGTATAAATTCTATAGTTTATGGAAGTGTTGCAAGAGGAGATATAAAAAAAGGGAGCGATGTTGATGTTTTTATACCAAGAGTTATTCCGTCTTTCATTATAGAATCAACTCTTTCTGAATTATTCCCATCCTTTTATAAAAGAGAATTAGTTCAAGCTACTCCCTCCTATATTGTTAAAGCATATATTTTCGTAGATGAAATCACTTCTATTTCTTTTCCTTTATTAAAAATGAGAAAAGAAGAAATAGATTTTTATAAACTTGCAGGTCAATTATCATATGAAGAATTACTTCAAGATAAAAGAGTTCCAGGTATAAGAAAAGATTTAATATTTATTAATCCTGTTGAAGATGGTCATATAGAATTTTCTATTAAAGAATTTCCAGAAATGGGTGCAAAAATTCTTGGTATGGATGTTTCTTCTTTACGTAAAAGAATTAATGTTTTACTTAGACGTAAACTTTTTGGAAAAACAGGAGTTTTTAAATCGATAATTTTATCTGAAAATGAAAGTTTTGAATCTATTCTTAATAAACTCATTAATGAAGTTCCTGCTTTAAGATCTAGATTAAGATTTAGGAATAGATAA